Proteins encoded in a region of the Chelonoidis abingdonii isolate Lonesome George chromosome 2, CheloAbing_2.0, whole genome shotgun sequence genome:
- the LOC116820637 gene encoding carbonic anhydrase 13 isoform X1 — MLHWGYEEHNGPSHWKEVFPVANGDRQSPIDIKTEEAKYDPALLPISPNYDPTSAKVILNNGHSTCVEFDDTENKSVLRGGPLSGSYRLRQIHFHWGASDDIGSEHAVDGKKYAAELHVVHWNSDKYSTFVEAARQRDGLAVMAVFLKIGECNSQLKKITDRLDAIRAKGKQALFTNFDPSCLLPHSLDYWTYLGSLTVPPLLESVIWIILREPITVSSEQIAKFRSLLCTAEGEAACCMLRNYRPPQPLKGREVRRN, encoded by the exons GGCCTTCTCACTGGAAAGAGGTTTTCCCTGTTGCTAATGGAGACCGTCAGTCCCCTATTGACATAAAAACTGAAGAAGCCAAATACGACCCCGCTCTACTTCCTATTAGCCCTAACTATGATCCAACTTCTGCTAAGGTGATCCTCAACAATGGACACTCCACATGTGTAGAATTTGATGACACAGAAAATAAATCAG TGCTGAGAGGGGGACCACTCAGTGGAAGCTATAGGCTGCGCCAAATTCACTTTCACTGGGGGGCCAGCGATGACATTGGTTCTGAGCATGCAGTGGATGGAAAGAAGTATGCAGCCGAG CTTCATGTGGTTCACTGGAACTCAGACAAATATTCCACTTTTGTTGAGGCTGCTCGGCAGCGGGATGGATTAGCTGTCATGGCAGTATTTCTAAAG ATTGGTGAATGTAACTCTCAGCTGAAGAAAATTACTGACCGTTTGGATGCCATTAGAGCCAAG ggtaaacaAGCACTGTTCACAAACTTTGacccttcctgtttgcttcctCACTCTCTGGACTACTGGACTTATCTTGGCTCTCTTACTGTTCCACCTCTTCTTGAAAGTGTCATCTGGATAATTCTCAGAGAGCCTATAACTGTTTCCTCTGAGCAG ATAGCCAAATTCCGCAGCCTTCTGTGTACtgctgagggagaggcagcctgcTGCATGCTGAGAAACTACCGGCCACCGCAGCCTTTAAAGGGACGGGAAGTCAGAAGGAATTAA
- the LOC116820637 gene encoding carbonic anhydrase 13 isoform X2 — protein sequence MLHWGYEEHNVLRGGPLSGSYRLRQIHFHWGASDDIGSEHAVDGKKYAAELHVVHWNSDKYSTFVEAARQRDGLAVMAVFLKIGECNSQLKKITDRLDAIRAKGKQALFTNFDPSCLLPHSLDYWTYLGSLTVPPLLESVIWIILREPITVSSEQIAKFRSLLCTAEGEAACCMLRNYRPPQPLKGREVRRN from the exons TGCTGAGAGGGGGACCACTCAGTGGAAGCTATAGGCTGCGCCAAATTCACTTTCACTGGGGGGCCAGCGATGACATTGGTTCTGAGCATGCAGTGGATGGAAAGAAGTATGCAGCCGAG CTTCATGTGGTTCACTGGAACTCAGACAAATATTCCACTTTTGTTGAGGCTGCTCGGCAGCGGGATGGATTAGCTGTCATGGCAGTATTTCTAAAG ATTGGTGAATGTAACTCTCAGCTGAAGAAAATTACTGACCGTTTGGATGCCATTAGAGCCAAG ggtaaacaAGCACTGTTCACAAACTTTGacccttcctgtttgcttcctCACTCTCTGGACTACTGGACTTATCTTGGCTCTCTTACTGTTCCACCTCTTCTTGAAAGTGTCATCTGGATAATTCTCAGAGAGCCTATAACTGTTTCCTCTGAGCAG ATAGCCAAATTCCGCAGCCTTCTGTGTACtgctgagggagaggcagcctgcTGCATGCTGAGAAACTACCGGCCACCGCAGCCTTTAAAGGGACGGGAAGTCAGAAGGAATTAA